A single window of Ptychodera flava strain L36383 chromosome 3 unlocalized genomic scaffold, AS_Pfla_20210202 Scaffold_25__1_contigs__length_14229661_pilon, whole genome shotgun sequence DNA harbors:
- the LOC139125166 gene encoding protein NYNRIN-like has protein sequence METKQLVLPQRLIDDALQALHNNNGHLGFDRTLDLVRARFYWPRMQSYVRSWCETCKQCVLRKSPPTATRVPLVSIRTTKPLELVCIDYLTLEPSKGGVDNILVVTDHFTRYAQAYPTKDQKATTVARFCGKSSFPLWFPY, from the coding sequence ATGGAGACAAAGCAATTAGTACTCCCACAGAGATTGATTGATGATGCTCTGCAAGCCCTGCATAACAACAATGGACATCTTGGATTTGATAGGACTCTGGATTTAGTACGCGCACGCTTCTACTGGCCGAGAATGCAGAGTTACGTTAGGTCCTGGTGTGAGACATGCAAGCAATGTGTTCTGAGAAAGTCGCCACCGACTGCAACACGTGTACCATTGGTCAGCATTCGCACAACAAAACCACTTGAGCTGGTCTGCATTGACTACCTCACATTAGAGCCTTCGAAGGGTGGTGTGGACAATATACTAGTGGTGACGGACCATTTTACGAGGTACGCACAAGCATATCCCACAAAAGACCAGAAGGCAACCACTGTGGCAAGATTTTGTGGAAAGAGTTCATTCCCACTATGGTTT
- the LOC139125167 gene encoding uncharacterized protein: protein MEEMAEAGVLQPSQSPYASPIVVVRKKDGCMRICVDYRQLNSRTVRDSFPLPRIEEALEALGNANFFSSLDLTSGYWQKTFEEHLERLQMVFECLRKHGLKLKPQKCHLLRERVGYLGHIVSRDGIETDPEKISKVTDWKRPANPKEVLQFLGFSGYYRRFIKGYAAIAAPLYRLTTGDPRKKIGKNTQKCKPQPFLWTEECESSFSLLKKKLTTAPVLGYPDSVYLSCYRQMRPSMDLVQC from the exons ATGGAAGAGATGGCAGAAGCGGGAGTTCTACAGCCTAGCCAGTCACCATATGCATCTCCTATTGTGGTTGTGCGCAAGAAAGATGGTTGTATGAGAATATGTGTTGACTATCGCCAGCTAAACTCTCGCACTGTACGAGACTCATTCCCTCTACCAAGGATTGAGGAGGCCCTTGAAGCGTTGGGCAACGCTAATTTTTTCTCATCACTAGACCTGACCTCAGGCTATTGGCAG AAGACTTTTGAGGAACACCTTGAGAGACTACAGATGGTATTCGAGTGTCTCAGAAAACATGGCCTCAAGTTGAAGCCCCAGAAGTGCCATTTGCTGAGAGAACGAGTTGGATACCTGGGCCATATTGTGAGCAGGGATGGTATTGAAACCGATCCAGAGAAGATCAGCAAGGTGACAGATTGGAAGCGACCAGCAAACCCAAAGGAAGTTCTCCAGTTCCTTGGATTTTCTGGATATTACAGACGTTTCATCAAGGGTTATGCTGCCATAGCTGCTCCTCtgtacagactgacgacgggaGACCCACGGAAAAAGATTGGGAAGAACACTCAGAAGTGTAAACCCCAACCGTTCCTATGGACTGAAGAGTGTGAGTCATCTTTCAGTCTACTGAAGAAAAAGTTGACAACAGCacctgtccttggttacccagACTCAGTCTACCTTTCGTGCTACAGACAGATGCGTCCATCGATGGACTTGGTGCAGTGCTAG